Proteins encoded by one window of Lathyrus oleraceus cultivar Zhongwan6 chromosome 1, CAAS_Psat_ZW6_1.0, whole genome shotgun sequence:
- the LOC127115923 gene encoding WAT1-related protein At1g25270, translated as MRDIGKLVHGLKPALMMLMVQIAFASVNVLYKLAINNGMSVRVLTAYRLIFAAATTIPLALVFERNNRPKLTWRVVFMSFFCGLFGGSLFQNLYFESLALISATFASAVYNLIPAVTFILAVSFGYERLNFQRAAGKAKVLGTITGIGGAMMLTFLKGVEINIWTFHINLLHKGKNGTINDDSGSKLLGIFFGLGSCFCFALWLIIQAKMSKEYQGHYSSSALMNLMGATQATIFALCMEKDWSQWRLGWSIRLLTAAYSGVVASGLMIVVIAWCVGMRGPLYASVFNPLMLVLVAIAGSLMLDENLYLGSVIGAVLIMVGLYMVLWGKSKEMKKVTHLEITSDTEKIEIVVSSNTEDRNDINRNNNVDNNNKIESKIEGQEAENNGKEELVSSLQVKS; from the exons ATGAGAGATATAGGAAAATTAGTGCATGGATTGAAACCAGCTTTGATGATGTTAATGGTTCAAATTGCATTTGCTTCTGTCAATGTTCTTTACAAACTTGCAATTAACAATGGAATGAGTGTTAGGGTTCTTACTGCTTATCGTCTCATTTTTGCAGCAGCTACTACTATTCCACTTGCTCTTGTTTTTGAAAG GAATAACAGACCAAAGCTTACATGGAGGGTTGTTTTTATGTCATTCTTTTGTGGTTTATTTGG AGGAAGTTTATTTCAAAACCTATATTTCGAGTCATTGGCATTGATATCGGCAACATTTGCTTCCGCGGTTTATAATCTCATTCCGGCCGTCACTTTTATCTTGGCAGTCTCTTTCGG TTATGAAAGATTGAATTTCCAAAGAGCAGCAGGAAAGGCTAAGGTGTTAGGAACAATAACAGGAATTGGAGGGGCAATGATGTTAACATTTCTCAAAGGTGTTGAAATTAACATTTGGACATTTCACATTAATCTCTTGCATAAGGGAAAAAATGGAACAATAAATGATGACTCTGGTAGTAAATTGTTGGGTATCTTTTTTGGTCTTGGAAGTTGCTTCTGTTTTGCATTATGGCTCATCATTCAG GCTAAAATGAGCAAAGAATATCAAGGGCACTATTCAAGTTCAGCATTGATGAACTTAATGGGAGCAACTCAAGCTACAATTTTTGCTCTTTGTATGGAGAAAGATTGGAGCCAATGGAGATTAGGTTGGAGTATTAGGCTTCTAACTGCAGCATATTCA GGAGTTGTGGCCTCTGGATTAATGATTGTTGTGATTGCATGGTGTGTAGGGATGAGAGGTCCACTATACGCCTCAGTTTTTAACCCTTTGATGTTAGTGTTAGTGGCCATTGCTGGTTCTTTGATGTTGGATGAGAATTTATATTTGGGAAG TGTAATTGGAGCAGTGTTGATAATGGTTGGATTGTACATGGTGTTATGGGGCAAGAGCAAAGAAATGAAAAAAGTGACTCATTTAGAAATCACTTCGGATACAGAAAAAATCGAGATTGTTGTCTCGTCGAACACCGAAGATCGCAATGACATTAATCGCAACAACAACGTCGACAACAATAACAAGATTGAGAGCAAGATTGAAGGACAAGAAGCTGAAAATAATGGAAAAGAAGAATTGGTTTCAAGTCTTCAAGTGAAGTCTTGA